One Xenopus tropicalis strain Nigerian chromosome 8, UCB_Xtro_10.0, whole genome shotgun sequence genomic window carries:
- the slitrk4 gene encoding SLIT and NTRK-like protein 4: MISPRSLRLFCHCQKMFVWLFLFLCTPISSTNPDSELSLEICNVCSCLSVENVMYVNCEKVALYRPNQLKPPPSNFYHLNFQNNLLIILYPNTFLNFTHAVSLQLGNNKLQNIEGGAFQGLSALKQLHLNNNELKVLRADTFLGIENLEYLQADYNLIKYIERGAFNKLHKLKVLILNDNLISALPDNIFRFASLTHLDIRGNRIQKMPYIGVLEHIGRVVELQLEDNPWNCTCDLLPLKAWLENMPYNIYIGEAICETPSDLYGRLLKETNKQELCSMGTGSDFDVRILPPSMETTFTTPGGQPAQTSLHRLVTKAPKTTNPSKNSGIVSGKSVSNHSLSQIVSFQTRIPPFSPCPSPCMCKTYPSDLGLSVNCQERNIKSMAELIPKPLNAKKLHVNGNYIKHVEQSDFVDFEGLDLLHLGSNQLTNIQGNVFCNLTNLRRLYLNGNQIERLSPEIFAGLHNLQYLYLEYNIIKEILGGTFESMPNLQLLYLNNNLLRSLPAYIFSGVPLARLNIRNNHFMYLPVSGVLDQLRSLTQIDLEGNPWDCTCDLVALKLWLEKLSEGIVMKEVKCETPVQFANIELRSLKNEILCPKLINKPPTQYTSPVPAVTFTTPLGPIKSPPGGPVPLSILILSILVVLILTVFVAFCLLVFVLRRNKKPTVKHEGIGNQECSSMQLQLRKHDQKALKMDGISAETFFPQTIEQMSKSHTCGIKDSEVGFSFSDHQGQTLALRNLTEKEKDLLHGDSRKRLSTIDELDEFFPGRDSNLFIQNFLESKKEYNSIGVSGFEIHYPEKLQDKKNKKSLIGGNHSKIVVEQRKSEYFELKAKLQGTPDYLQVLEEQTALSKM, from the coding sequence ATGATTTCTCCCAGAAGTCTGAGGCTGTTCTGTCACTGCCAGAAGATGTTTGTGTGGCTTTTCCTCTTTCTCTGCACTCCAATCTCCTCCACCAACCCTGACTCTGAACTGTCCCTTGAGATCTGCAATGTCTGCTCCTGCCTGTCAGTGGAAAATGTTATGTATGTCAACTGTGAGAAGGTGGCATTGTACAGACCAAACCAGCTCAAGCCACCCCCCTCCAATTTCTATCACCTGAACTTTCAGAACAATCTGCTAATCATTTTATACCCCAACACCTTCCTCAATTTCACGCATGCTGTTTCTCTGCAGCTCGGCAACAATAAATTGCAAAATATAGAGGGAGGAGCTTTCCAGGGACTCAGTGCACTGAAACAGTTGCACTTGAACAACAATGAATTGAAGGTCTTGAGGGCTGACACTTTCCTGGGCATAGAGAACTTGGAGTATCTCCAGGCTGACTACAATTTAATCAAGTATATTGAACGGGGAGCCTTTAATAAACTTCACAAGCTCAAGGTCCTCATTCTTAATGACAATCTTATTTCTGCTCTGCCTGATAATATTTTCAGATTTGCTTCCTTAACACATTTAGATATCAGAGGAAATAGGATTCAGAAAATGCCCTATATAGGAGTCCTAGAGCATATTGGACGAGTGGTGGAGCTGCAGCTGGAAGATAATCCGTGGAACTGTACATGTGATTTGTTGCCCCTGAAGGCATGGTTGGAGAACATGCCCTATAACATATACATTGGAGAGGCTATATGCGAGACACCAAGTGATCTGTATGGGCGCTTATTGAAAGAAACCAATAAACAAGAACTATGTTCTATGGGCACTGGCAGTGACTTTGACGTAAGGATTTTGCCTCCATCAATGGAGACAACTTTTACCACTCCTGGGGGTCAACCTGCCCAAACATCTTTGCATCGTTTGGTCACCAAGGCCCCAAAGACCACCAACCCCTCCAAAAACTCTGGAATAGTCTCTGGCAAATCTGTTTCCAACCACAGCCTCAGTCAGATAGTATCCTTCCAAACCAGGATACCTCCTTTTTCTCCGTGCCCTTCTCCTTGTATGTGCAAAACCTATCCCTCTGATTTGGGATTAAGTGTAAACTGCCAGGAGAGGAATATTAAGTCAATGGCTGAACTCATTCCTAAACCTCTAAATGCCAAAAAGCTGCACGTAAATGGCAATTATATCAAACATGTGGAACAGTCAGACTTTGTGGATTTTGAGGGACTGGATTTGCTCCATTTGGGAAGCAATCAACTAACGAACATTCAAGGCAACGTGTTCTGCAACCTGACAAATCTAAGGAGACTGTATCTAAATGGGAATCAAATTGAACGCCTGAGCCCTGAGATTTTTGCTGGGTTGCACAACCTGCAATATTTGTATCTGGAATATAACATTATAAAGGAAATCTTGGGTGGAACTTTTGAATCGATGCCAAACCTTCAGCTTCTTTACCTGAATAATAATCTCCTGAGAAGTCTGCCGGCTTATATTTTTTCTGGAGTGCCCCTGGCCAGACTTAACATACGGAATAATCATTTCATGTACTTGCCTGTAAGTGGCGTTCTTGATCAGCTCAGATCTCTGACACAGATTGATCTGGAAGGGAATCCATGGGACTGCACTTGTGATTTGGTTGCTCTGAAGCTATGGCTGGAGAAACTAAGTGAGGGAATTGTCATGAAAGAGGTTAAATGTGAGACGCCCGTGCAGTTTGCAAACATTGAATTGAGATCTCTTAAAAATGAAATTCTTTGCCCTAAACTGATTAACAAGCCTCCTACACAGTATACAAGTCCTGTACCTGCAGTTACATTCACAACTCCCCTGGGTCCAATCAAAAGCCCTCCTGGGGGACCTGTGCCATTGTCAATTCTAATCCTCAGCATTTTGGTAGTGCTTATTTTAACAGTGTTTGTTGCCTTTTGTCTTCTTGTTTTTGTCCTGAGACGTAACAAAAAGCCAACAGTCAAGCATGAGGGAATTGGAAACCAGGAATGCAGTTCTATGCAGCTCCAGCTAAGGAAGCATGATCAGAAAGCACTTAAAATGGATGGTATTTCTGCAGAAACGTTCTTTCCACAAACAATTGAACAAATGAGTAAAAGTCACACTTGTGGCATTAAGGACTCCGAAGTCGGATTTTCATTTTCAGACCACCAAGGTCAAACATTGGCCCTGAGAAACCTAACAGAGAAGGAAAAGGATCTGTTGCATGGGGATTCTAGAAAGAGGCTTAGTACAATAGATGAACTGGATGAATTCTTTCCAGGAAGAGATTCAAATTTATTTATCCAGAATTTTTTAGAAAGTAAAAAAGAATACAACAGTATAGGAGTCAGTGGTTTTGAAATTCATTACCCAGAGAAGCtgcaagacaaaaaaaacaagaaatcttTAATAGGTGGGAATCATAGTAAAATTGTAGTAGAACAGAGAAAGAGTGAATATTTTGAACTCAAAGCAAAACTCCAAGGGACGCCTGATTACTTACAAGTCCTTGAAGAACAAACAGCCCTGAGCAAAATGTAG